A window of Streptomyces sp. Je 1-332 genomic DNA:
TCAGAACTCCAGCACGATCTGCAGGGCGTCGGCGGGCCGCTCGTCGAGCAGCACGTAGGCATCGGCGGCGTCCGCCACCGGCACGACGTGACTGACCAGGGACTTCACGTCGACCTGGCCCTCGGCGACCAGCGAAAGGAACGTCTGCTGCAGCCGCTCGACGGTCCACCGTCCGGCCAGCTGCGGGGGAACTCCGCCGATCTGGGAGCAGATCAGCTGCACCCGGTTGTGGTGGAACTCGTCGCCCAGGCGCAGCCCCGCTCCGTCGCCCTGGTAGAAGCCGGACGCCACGACGCGGCCGCCCACGGTCACGGATCGCAGGGCCTCGTGCAGGGCCGGGTACACGCCGCTGATCTCGATGGCGACATCGGCGCCCGTGCCGCCGGTGGCCTCGCGGATGCGTTCGGCGACGGTGTCGGTGCGAGCGTTGAGAGTGTGCCGCGCGCCGTACTCACGGGCCGTCACCAGACGTCCGTCCAGGGCGTCCACGGCGGTGACGCGGGCGCCGTTGAGCTGGGCAAGGCGGGTGGTGAGCAGGCCGATGACGCCCTGGCCGAAGACC
This region includes:
- a CDS encoding zinc-binding alcohol dehydrogenase → MERVVQFTGPRQVEVAEHESAPLPAGHLRVRTRYSGISAGTELTAYRGTNPYLTRTWDAEARIFRDGAAGIEYPVAGWGYSEVGEVTEVSPELVDTPGMPARGDLVWGIWGHRSEGIVPAERMIGHTLPAGLEPLAGAFARVGAIAYNAVLAADIHLGEEVAVFGQGVIGLLTTRLAQLNGARVTAVDALDGRLVTAREYGARHTLNARTDTVAERIREATGGTGADVAIEISGVYPALHEALRSVTVGGRVVASGFYQGDGAGLRLGDEFHHNRVQLICSQIGGVPPQLAGRWTVERLQQTFLSLVAEGQVDVKSLVSHVVPVADAADAYVLLDERPADALQIVLEF